From a single Paenibacillus sp. FSL R5-0345 genomic region:
- the clpC gene encoding ATP-dependent protease ATP-binding subunit ClpC yields the protein MMFGRFTERAQKVLALAQEEAVRLGHNNIGTEHILLGLIREGDGIAAKALIALGLGLEKIQDEVETLIGRGQEQPTNIAYTPRAKKVIELSMDEARKLGHTYVGTEHILLGLIREGEGVAARVLNNLGISLNKARQQVLQLLGSSEAASSHSGTPANVSTPTLDGLARDLTAYAKEGNLDPVIGRSKEIERVIQVLSRRTKNNPVLIGEPGVGKTAIAEGLAQKIINNEIPETLRDKRVMTLDMGSVVAGTKYRGEFEDRLKKIMDEIRQAGNIVLFIDELHTLIGAGGAEGAIDASNILKPALARGELQCIGATTLDEYRKYIEKDAALERRFQPITVDQPSPEEAVQILFGLRDRYEAHHRVKITDEAIVEAVKLSDRYIPDRFLPDKAIDLIDEAGSKVRLHSYTIPPNLKELEMRLDDIRKEKDSAVQSQEFEKAAALRDTEQKIREELDTTKNQWKEKQGRTDSEVTPEDIAQVVASWTGIPVSKLKEEETDRLLNMEALLHERVIGQDEAVKAVSRALRRARAGLKDPKRPMGSFIFLGPTGVGKTELARALAEAMFGDENAVIRIDMSEYMEKHSTSRLVGAPPGYVGYEEGGQLTEKVRRKPYSVVLLDEIEKAHPEVFNILLQVLEDGRLTDSKGRVVDFRNTLIILTSNVGAQAIKKNSTLGFTAVQDAGAEYGNMKGKVMEELKKSFRPEFLNRIDEIIVFHSLDEKHIAEIVTLMSDELRKRLREYDVDFVLTDAAKAFLAKEGYDPAFGARPLRRAIQKHIEDRLSEELLRGNIQKGDSLNIDEVGGELVVNKVDAPVAPLLEKEVESE from the coding sequence ATGATGTTTGGAAGATTTACGGAACGCGCACAAAAAGTGCTAGCGCTGGCGCAGGAAGAAGCTGTTCGTTTAGGACACAACAATATTGGCACAGAACATATTTTGCTCGGACTTATTCGTGAAGGAGACGGCATTGCTGCTAAGGCATTAATTGCTTTAGGGCTAGGTCTTGAAAAAATCCAGGACGAAGTGGAGACACTGATTGGCAGAGGTCAAGAACAGCCTACGAACATTGCTTATACTCCTCGCGCTAAAAAAGTGATTGAGTTGTCGATGGATGAAGCCCGTAAGCTGGGACATACGTATGTCGGCACTGAGCATATTTTGCTTGGACTTATCCGTGAAGGGGAAGGTGTCGCGGCACGTGTGCTTAATAACCTCGGCATCAGCTTGAATAAAGCTCGTCAGCAAGTGCTGCAGCTCCTGGGAAGCAGCGAGGCTGCCTCTAGTCATAGTGGAACTCCGGCTAATGTCAGCACACCGACTCTAGATGGTCTTGCGCGCGATTTGACCGCCTATGCTAAGGAGGGCAATCTAGACCCGGTTATCGGCCGTAGCAAGGAGATTGAACGTGTTATTCAGGTACTGAGTCGCCGGACTAAGAATAACCCGGTACTGATCGGTGAACCTGGTGTTGGTAAGACAGCTATCGCTGAAGGACTTGCACAAAAGATTATCAACAATGAAATCCCAGAAACACTTCGCGACAAACGCGTCATGACGCTCGACATGGGCTCAGTAGTGGCTGGAACAAAATATCGCGGTGAATTTGAAGACCGCCTCAAGAAAATCATGGATGAGATTCGCCAAGCAGGTAATATCGTGCTCTTTATCGATGAGCTTCATACGCTGATCGGTGCTGGCGGCGCTGAAGGTGCGATTGATGCATCTAACATTCTTAAGCCGGCTTTGGCCCGTGGAGAACTTCAGTGCATAGGCGCTACTACGCTTGACGAATATCGTAAATATATTGAAAAAGATGCAGCGCTCGAACGACGTTTTCAACCGATTACGGTGGATCAGCCTTCTCCAGAGGAAGCGGTCCAAATTCTGTTCGGACTTCGCGATCGTTATGAAGCGCATCACCGTGTAAAGATTACGGATGAAGCTATTGTGGAAGCAGTGAAGTTGTCCGATCGTTACATTCCGGACCGTTTCCTGCCAGATAAAGCGATTGACCTTATCGATGAAGCAGGATCTAAAGTAAGGCTTCACTCTTACACCATCCCGCCAAATCTGAAGGAACTTGAAATGCGCTTGGATGATATCCGCAAGGAGAAAGATTCCGCAGTGCAGAGTCAAGAGTTTGAAAAAGCGGCGGCCTTGCGTGATACAGAGCAAAAGATCCGTGAAGAGCTTGATACGACAAAGAATCAATGGAAAGAAAAACAGGGTCGCACGGATTCAGAGGTTACACCTGAAGACATCGCACAGGTTGTAGCTAGCTGGACGGGGATACCTGTAAGCAAGCTGAAGGAAGAGGAGACCGACCGTCTGCTTAACATGGAGGCTTTACTTCATGAACGAGTGATCGGCCAGGATGAAGCCGTTAAGGCAGTTAGCCGGGCACTACGCCGTGCGCGTGCAGGTCTTAAAGATCCGAAACGTCCAATGGGTTCCTTTATCTTCCTCGGTCCTACAGGTGTAGGTAAAACTGAGTTGGCTCGTGCATTGGCTGAAGCCATGTTCGGCGATGAGAATGCGGTCATCCGTATTGATATGTCGGAATACATGGAGAAGCACTCCACGTCCCGCTTAGTCGGAGCCCCTCCTGGATATGTTGGCTATGAAGAAGGCGGCCAATTAACCGAGAAGGTACGCCGTAAACCTTATTCTGTAGTGCTGCTTGATGAAATTGAAAAAGCGCATCCAGAAGTATTCAATATTCTACTGCAGGTTCTTGAAGACGGTCGTTTGACTGACTCTAAAGGACGGGTAGTTGATTTCCGTAATACATTAATTATTCTGACTTCTAACGTAGGCGCACAAGCGATCAAGAAGAATTCGACACTTGGATTCACAGCTGTGCAAGATGCTGGAGCAGAATACGGTAATATGAAGGGCAAGGTTATGGAAGAGCTTAAGAAGAGCTTCCGTCCTGAGTTCTTGAACCGGATTGACGAAATCATCGTCTTCCATTCCCTCGATGAGAAGCATATTGCTGAAATCGTTACGTTGATGTCTGATGAGCTGCGCAAGCGGCTGCGTGAATATGATGTTGATTTCGTACTCACGGATGCGGCGAAGGCTTTCCTGGCTAAGGAAGGTTACGACCCAGCCTTTGGTGCACGTCCATTGCGTCGTGCGATTCAGAAGCATATTGAAGACCGTCTTTCTGAGGAATTGCTCCGAGGAAATATCCAAAAGGGTGATTCGCTCAACATTGATGAAGTTGGCGGAGAACTTGTAGTGAATAAAGTGGATGCTCCTGTAGCGCCATTGCTTGAAAAAGAAGTAGAATCCGAATAA